A DNA window from Mastomys coucha isolate ucsf_1 unplaced genomic scaffold, UCSF_Mcou_1 pScaffold21, whole genome shotgun sequence contains the following coding sequences:
- the Wnt8b gene encoding protein Wnt-8b, protein MLPTSQCLRRSPCISRKTMFLMKPVCVLLVTCVLHRSHAWSVNNFLMTGPKAYLVYSSSVAAGAQSGIEECKYQFAWDRWNCPERALQLSSHGGLRSANRETAFVHAISSAGVMYTLTRNCSLGDFDSCGCDDSRNGQLGGQGWLWGGCSDNVGFGEAISKQFVDALETGQDARAAMNLHNNEAGRKAVKGTMKRTCKCHGVSGSCTTQTCWLQLPEFREVGAHLKEKYHAALKVDLLQGAGNSAAGRGAIADTFRSISTRELVHLEDSPDYCLENKTLGLLGTEGRECLRRGRALGRWERRSCRRLCGDCGLAVEERRAETVSSCNCKFHWCCAVRCEQCRRRVTKYFCSRAERPPRGAAHKPGKNP, encoded by the exons ATGCTTCCCACCTCTCAATGTTTGAGACGTTCTCCCTGCATTTCTCGGAAGACTATGTTCCTTATGAAGCCTGTGTGCGTTCTTCTAGTCACTTGTGTCCTTCACCGCAGCCACGCCTG GTCGGTGAACAATTTTCTGATGACCGGTCCAAAG GCTTACCTGGTCTACTCCAGCAGCGTGGCAGCTGGCGCCCAGAGTGGTATTGAAGAATGTAAATACCAGTTTGCTTGGGACCGTTGGAACTGCCCTGAGAGAGCTTTACAGCTGTCCAGCCATGGTGGACTTCGGAGCG CTAACAGGGAGACAGCGTTCGTGCACGCCATCAGTTCCGCTGGGGTCATGTACACCCTGACTAGAAACTGCAGCCTCGGAGACTTTGACAGCTGTGGCTGTGACGACTCCAGAAACGGACAACTGG GAGGCCAAGGCTGGCTCTGGGGAGGCTGCAGTGACAACGTGGGCTTCGGAGAGGCAATTTCCAAGCAGTTTGTGGATGCCCTAGAGACAGGACAGGATGCCCGGGCAGCCATGAATCTGCACAACAATGAGGCTGGCCGCAAG GCGGTCAAGGGCACCATGAAACGCACGTGTAAGTGCCACGGCGTGTCCGGCAGCTGCACCACGCAGACCTGCTGGCTACAGCTGCCAGAGTTCCGGGAGGTAGGCGCGCACTTGAAGGAGAAGTATCACGCTGCGCTCAAGGTGGACCTGCTGCAGGGCGCGGGCAACAGCGCGGCGGGCCGCGGCGCCATCGCTGACACCTTCCGCTCCATCTCCACCCGCGAGCTGGTGCATCTGGAGGACTCCCCAGACTACTGCCTGGAGAACAAGACCCTGGGGCTGCTGGGCACCGAGGGTCGAGAGTGTCTGCGGCGCGGGCGCGCCCTGGGTCGCTGGGAGCGCCGCAGTTGTCGCCGGCTGTGCGGGGACTGCGGGCTCGCGGTGGAGGAGCGCCGCGCCGAGACAGTGTCCAGCTGCAACTGCAAGTTTCATTGGTGCTGCGCAGTCCGCTGCGAGCAGTGCCGCCGGCGGGTCACCAAGTACTTTTGCAGCCGCGCAGAGCGGCCGCCGAGAGGCGCTGCGCACAAACCCGGGAAGAACCCCTAA